A region of the Candidatus Marinimicrobia bacterium CG08_land_8_20_14_0_20_45_22 genome:
GACGATCCGACCGTCCGGATGCATCGTTTCCTTGACTTTACCGACGGGCGATCTCTTTATTCAGGTCATTTGGACAAATGTTCAAACGATTTGACCGATTGTTCAGGTCATTTAAATAGTCGGCTGAACGATTTAACCGATTGTCCAAACCGGTTGAGTAAACATCCAGATGACTTGATCGATTGTTCCAGTCATTGGAACAGTTGATCGGACGACAAAACAGTTTACTCAAATGACCCGTAAAAACATCCAATCGACTTTATCAATCGTTCCGGTCATTGGAACAATTGATAAAATGACAAAAATGTTTTGAAAAACGATCCGTGAAAAGTATCGAGCGGCAAAATAGTTTATGAAAACCGTCTGGTAACTTTTGCAAATGGTTTTTTAAATTTTGCGGATTGCTTACGAAATCTTGTAGAAGAGATAAATCGTTTGTTGGGCGGATTGATCATTTTAACAGATGACTGCGCATGTTACCCGATCTCTTTGTCGGATTTCTTCGTCTGCCATTTATTCTTATGTGGGGAGAGTCCGAATTCAACAAGCGCGGGATTTGTTTTGCCGAAATGCGCATACAGTCCGCTCCGGATTCTTCTGAAATGCTCCATCGACGCTTTTCGTTTCTGATAGAAATTCTGCGTGGCGGACAGCGCCTCCGCCGCCGCAAAGTTCTTCCGTTCAAACGACTCCCGCAGGGCATTCAAATTATTTTCCAGTGTAACGGAATTCAGCGTCGGGTTCTCGTTTAATTCCGGGTGTTGTTTCAATCCGTTCAAAATGATTTGCATATCGGCGATGAGTTTGGCGGGTTGTTTTTCTACTTTCTTGACCATTGTTCATGTTCCTTCATTTGCAGAATGAATTTAAGACAGAATGGGAAATAAAAAGAATGTTGAATTTTGAATGATGAATGGAAAGAGACGCAATTCTTTCAGCACCTGTCATCCTGAGGAGCCTATAGAACCGATGATAAATGCGATAACCGTAACAGAATCTCTGAGCGATCAAGACAACGAAAACCTTTAGCGACGAAGGATCTTGTTACATTTATCCCGGTTTAACCACAAAGGGGTACTCAATTTCAAATGGCAAATATCTCCAAAAATATTAGCGTTTATTCGTGTTCATTAGTGGTTCTATTATTGCTTAACCACGCTCTGCTAAACGGGTTTCGGTTTGTCTTAAATGAAAACGTCCTGACATCTCCCGTTAGGTCTGAGGACATGATAGGACATGAAATAAAAAAGCCCGTCCGGAAGAATCCAAACAGGCTTATAATTGTTTTGGTGTGCGTCAATGGAATTGACGCGGCGTTATTTCATTTATGGTTTTATCCTGATTGAAATTTCATCTTTCTCATCTTTTTTGTCAACCTATTTCAGGACAAGCCAAAATCCTGATTTCATCGGATATCTATAGATAGGTGCGCATGCAATGGTTAGAGCATGTTTCTATTTATATTTGAGTCAATTGTTTTTATCAATTCTGCTCGATAATTTTTCCTGAAACATACTTATGCAATATACTGGATACCAATGTCTGATAAGGCATTCCTTCTTCAACGGATTTAGATTTTAATTTTGTCAAATCACGTTCTGAAATTCTGATATTTATTCTTTTATTCTTT
Encoded here:
- a CDS encoding antitoxin, whose product is MEKYSDYEKDMLESYENDEWQSSPDLKSDKKKYSQIARNTILKNKRINIRISERDLTKLKSKSVEEGMPYQTLVSSILHKYVSGKIIEQN